One window from the genome of Chrysemys picta bellii isolate R12L10 chromosome 15, ASM1138683v2, whole genome shotgun sequence encodes:
- the LOC135975743 gene encoding uncharacterized protein LOC135975743 — MQSSPAVMAMQSGNRKRAPAWTDREVLDLIAVWGDESVLSELRSKRRNAKIYEKISKDMAERGYSRDATQCRVKIKELRQGYQKTKEANGCSGSHPQTSRFYEALHSILGAAATTTPPVTVDSEDGILSTAGSSDMLGDGEDEEGDEEGEAVGRSHNADFPDSQDLFITLTEIPYEASPAITPDTESGEGSATPSATVSQPSLESHSQRLARIRRRKKRTREDMFSELMASSQAQAAQQTQWRENLTRMHQANMDREERWRQEDQQATQTLLGLLREQTDTLRRLVDVLQERRQEDRAPLQSISNRPPPPPSPIPTSPKVQRRRGGRVPANSHSTPAESSSSRRLSFPKI, encoded by the exons atgcagagctctccagcagtgatggccatgcagtctgggaatagaaagagagccccagcatggactgatcgtgaagtcttggatctcatcgctgtgtggggcgatgagtccgtgctttccgagctgcgatccaaaagaaggaatgcaaagatctacgagaagatctctaaagacatggcagagagaggatacagccgggatgcaacgcagtgccgcgtgaaaatcaaggagctgagacaaggctaccagaagaccaaagaggcaaacggatgctccggatcccatccccagacatcccgtttctacgaggcactgcattccatcctcggtgctgccgccaccactaccccaccagtgaccgtggactctgaggatgggatactgtccacggccggttcctcagacatgttaggggacggggaagatgaggaaggagatgaggagggcgaggcagttggcagatctcacaacgctgatttccccgacagccaggatctcttcatcacccttacagagatcccctacgaagcgtccccagccattaccccggacacagaatctggtgaaggatcagcca ccccgtctgcgactgtctcacaacctagcctggaatcacactcccagaggctagcgcggattaggcgtaggaagaagaggacacgggaggacatgttctctgagcttatggcctcttcccaagcccaggcagcacagcagacccagtggcgggagaacttgacccgaatgcaccaagccaacatggatcgggaggagaggtggcggcaggaagaccagcaggcgactcaaacgctgcttggactactgagggagcaaacggacacgctccggcgccttgtggatgttctgcaggaacggaggcaggaggacagagccccgctgcagtccatctctaaccgccctcccccgccaccaagtcccatacccacctcacccaaagtgcaaagaaggagaggcggcagagtccctgctaactctcactccacccctgcagagagctctagtagcagaaggctctcatttcccaaaatttga